From a single Pseudoalteromonas nigrifaciens genomic region:
- a CDS encoding type II toxin-antitoxin system RatA family toxin, giving the protein MPQIKKSALVMYSTKEMFDLINDVEAYPQFLPNCSDSKIIKQHNNSMTASLEISKAGIKKWFTTENTFVDEQTVVLNLVDGPFKMLQGRWHFQQLDANACKVELQLDFEFSSKLIELAFGKIFNDVAKNMVSAFTQRAKQVYGARV; this is encoded by the coding sequence ATGCCACAAATAAAAAAAAGTGCGCTGGTTATGTACAGCACTAAAGAGATGTTTGACCTTATTAATGATGTAGAAGCCTATCCTCAGTTTTTACCTAATTGCTCAGACTCAAAAATTATTAAGCAACACAATAATAGCATGACCGCGAGTTTAGAAATATCAAAAGCAGGTATAAAAAAGTGGTTTACCACAGAAAATACCTTTGTTGATGAGCAAACCGTGGTATTAAATCTTGTAGATGGTCCGTTTAAAATGTTGCAGGGGCGTTGGCACTTTCAACAACTTGACGCAAATGCTTGCAAAGTAGAGTTACAATTAGACTTTGAGTTTTCGAGTAAGTTGATTGAGTTAGCGTTTGGTAAAATATTTAATGATGTTGCAAAAAATATGGTGAGTGCGTTTACTCAGCGCGCGAAACAGGTTTATGGAGCGAGAGTATGA
- a CDS encoding RnfH family protein, producing the protein MIDVEVVFALPETATSLTIEVVKGTTVEQAVIQSGIIEKHPEIDATALTLGVWNRTVKPNQELKEGDRVEIYRPLIADPKDARRKRAEKAKEEGRANKVTGGRPIER; encoded by the coding sequence ATGATTGATGTTGAAGTTGTATTTGCACTACCCGAAACAGCAACAAGCTTAACAATAGAAGTTGTTAAGGGAACAACGGTAGAACAAGCTGTTATTCAATCAGGAATTATCGAAAAACACCCAGAAATAGATGCTACAGCACTAACACTCGGTGTTTGGAATAGAACTGTAAAGCCTAATCAAGAGCTAAAAGAGGGGGATAGAGTTGAAATTTATCGTCCTTTAATTGCCGATCCTAAAGATGCGCGTAGAAAACGAGCTGAAAAAGCGAAAGAAGAAGGGCGAGCAAATAAAGTAACCGGTGGCCGTCCTATAGAGCGATAG
- the smpB gene encoding SsrA-binding protein SmpB — protein sequence MAKNKSSKSTSNTIALNKKARHEYFLHDKFEAGVELQGWEVKSIRAGKVNITETYIHLKNGEAFLLGAQIQPLNSASTHVICDPLRYRKLLLSRRELDRLVGATERDGYSLIATAMYWKNCWVKLEFHLAKGKKLHDKREDGKDKDWSREKERLMKHKA from the coding sequence ATGGCTAAGAATAAATCATCAAAATCGACAAGCAATACCATCGCGCTTAACAAAAAAGCGCGACATGAGTATTTTTTACACGATAAGTTTGAAGCGGGTGTAGAGCTCCAAGGCTGGGAAGTAAAAAGCATCCGAGCTGGCAAAGTTAACATCACTGAAACTTATATCCATCTTAAAAACGGTGAAGCATTTTTATTAGGCGCCCAAATCCAGCCTCTTAACAGTGCATCTACCCATGTAATTTGTGATCCTTTACGTTATCGTAAGTTACTATTAAGCAGACGCGAGCTAGATCGCTTAGTAGGCGCAACTGAACGCGATGGCTATTCATTAATTGCTACTGCTATGTATTGGAAGAATTGCTGGGTGAAACTTGAGTTTCATTTAGCAAAAGGTAAAAAATTACACGACAAACGCGAAGACGGTAAAGATAAAGACTGGTCGCGTGAAAAAGAACGCTTAATGAAGCATAAAGCATAA